One Leptospira wolbachii serovar Codice str. CDC genomic region harbors:
- a CDS encoding TRL-like family protein, which yields MAKKVLKLISTLSILFISNCIPEYRVPFVALVINETHSSRDGSQNGNPGIAGSLAEGRVLKVGKSCTNSYLYINMYYFKRGGNIRDAAEKADIKKISAVEFTNKTLLGIVNEDCVQVWGE from the coding sequence ATGGCGAAAAAAGTCCTTAAACTAATTTCCACACTATCTATCTTGTTTATTTCAAATTGTATACCGGAGTACCGAGTTCCTTTTGTAGCACTTGTGATCAACGAAACTCATAGTTCTCGTGATGGTTCTCAAAATGGGAACCCTGGAATTGCGGGAAGTTTAGCAGAAGGTAGAGTATTAAAGGTGGGTAAGTCTTGTACAAACTCCTATCTCTATATCAATATGTATTATTTCAAACGGGGCGGAAATATCAGAGATGCTGCGGAAAAAGCAGATATCAAAAAAATATCCGCCGTGGAATTTACAAACAAAACATTATTAGGAATTGTAAATGAAGACTGCGTACAAGTCTGGGGTGAATGA
- a CDS encoding TRL-like family protein — MIRFILLLLCLSTSFTCFYGEVYKPLPGILYSNVHFDGDFDPENKVKVEKSANGCVQHFLRLYSWGNAGAGSIAKENGISKISYIDHHIVEFLFIYGKYCTYVHGEKSP, encoded by the coding sequence ATGATCAGATTTATACTTTTGCTACTATGTTTGTCTACTTCGTTTACCTGCTTTTATGGTGAAGTGTATAAACCTCTTCCGGGTATTTTGTATTCCAATGTTCATTTTGATGGAGACTTTGATCCAGAAAATAAAGTGAAGGTAGAAAAATCTGCCAATGGCTGTGTTCAACATTTCCTACGATTGTACTCATGGGGGAATGCGGGTGCTGGCAGCATTGCCAAAGAAAATGGAATTTCTAAGATTTCATACATTGACCATCACATCGTTGAATTTCTATTTATTTATGGGAAGTATTGTACCTATGTGCATGGCGAAAAAAGTCCTTAA
- a CDS encoding gamma carbonic anhydrase family protein, with protein sequence MIRSFQGHTPSLHPTAWVAPSADVLGKVTIGEESSIWFQCVLRGDVNTITIGKHVNIQDMTLVHVARDLFPVTIGDYVSIGHHATIHGCVLKDHSFVGMGAMLMDDVEIGEWSFVGAGSLVPPGKKIPPGVLIMGSPAKIIRDVTDKDREIITRTANNYAKYKENYRAEGIGGTSLS encoded by the coding sequence ATGATCCGCTCTTTCCAAGGCCATACTCCTTCCCTCCACCCTACGGCCTGGGTGGCACCCTCTGCCGACGTGCTTGGAAAAGTCACAATTGGCGAAGAGTCTTCCATTTGGTTCCAATGTGTACTCCGTGGTGACGTAAATACCATCACCATTGGCAAACATGTCAACATCCAAGACATGACTTTGGTACATGTGGCAAGAGATCTGTTCCCTGTTACCATTGGAGATTATGTATCTATCGGCCATCATGCGACCATTCACGGTTGTGTTTTGAAAGACCATAGTTTTGTGGGGATGGGGGCTATGCTTATGGATGATGTGGAGATCGGAGAATGGTCCTTTGTGGGTGCCGGTTCCCTCGTTCCCCCAGGAAAGAAAATTCCGCCGGGTGTTCTCATTATGGGTAGCCCCGCCAAAATCATCCGAGACGTCACAGACAAAGACCGCGAGATCATCACACGCACGGCAAACAACTACGCGAAGTATAAAGAAAACTATCGTGCAGAAGGAATTGGGGGCACATCCCTTTCTTAA
- the lpdA gene encoding dihydrolipoyl dehydrogenase, which translates to MEQYDIVVIGAGPGGYVAAVRAAQLGKKVAIIEKRKTLGGTCLNVGCIPSKALLDSSEEYHKTKHKLADHGISVKDVKIDIAKMMARKDKVVTEVTSGVDYLMKKNKITRYLGHASFVSKTEVSITSEDGKKESISGTNIIIASGSTPIEIPPLPVDGKNIVTSDHAIGFDSVPEHLIIVGAGVIGLELGSVWLRLGAKVTVVELMPRLFGTADQAMASLAERLLTGQGINFLFETKVHGAKVKGKKVEVEIEGKDGKKSILEGDKVLVSIGRRPNTDGLGAKEIGIEMTDRGRIKVELNKFQTNIPNIYAIGDVVDGPMLAHKAEDEGIAVAELICGKYGHVNYKAIPWIVYTWPEVAWVGLGEEELKAKGIEYKVGKYMFKPNARAKAMNETDGQVKVLADKKTDKLLGIYIVGPRASDMIAEAAIAFEFGASAEDIARSTHAHPTLSEVLREAAMDADAKWSIHS; encoded by the coding sequence ATGGAACAATATGATATCGTTGTCATTGGTGCGGGTCCCGGTGGTTATGTAGCCGCGGTTCGTGCCGCCCAACTTGGGAAAAAAGTAGCCATCATTGAAAAAAGAAAAACTCTCGGGGGGACTTGTCTCAACGTGGGTTGTATTCCTTCCAAAGCCCTTCTCGATTCTTCTGAAGAATACCACAAAACAAAACATAAATTAGCCGATCACGGAATCTCAGTCAAAGATGTAAAAATCGATATTGCAAAGATGATGGCCAGAAAAGACAAAGTGGTTACAGAAGTGACATCCGGTGTTGACTACCTGATGAAAAAAAACAAAATCACACGTTACCTAGGTCATGCGAGTTTTGTTTCTAAAACCGAAGTTTCAATCACTTCGGAAGATGGAAAAAAAGAATCCATTAGCGGAACGAATATCATCATTGCTTCCGGATCCACACCCATTGAAATTCCTCCCCTTCCTGTGGACGGAAAAAACATTGTAACTTCCGACCATGCCATTGGTTTTGATTCTGTACCCGAACACCTGATCATTGTTGGTGCAGGAGTGATTGGACTAGAGCTCGGATCTGTATGGTTACGCCTTGGTGCGAAAGTCACTGTGGTGGAACTTATGCCACGTCTTTTTGGAACCGCTGACCAAGCGATGGCAAGTCTTGCCGAACGCCTTCTTACTGGGCAAGGAATCAACTTCCTCTTTGAAACCAAAGTTCATGGTGCCAAAGTAAAGGGTAAAAAAGTAGAAGTCGAGATCGAAGGCAAAGATGGAAAAAAATCCATTCTCGAAGGAGATAAGGTTTTAGTTTCCATCGGTCGCCGACCGAACACGGACGGACTTGGTGCCAAAGAAATTGGAATCGAGATGACAGACCGTGGTCGCATCAAAGTAGAACTTAACAAATTCCAAACCAATATTCCTAACATCTATGCCATTGGGGACGTAGTCGACGGACCGATGTTAGCCCACAAAGCAGAGGATGAAGGGATTGCAGTAGCCGAACTCATTTGTGGTAAGTATGGCCATGTAAATTATAAAGCCATTCCTTGGATCGTCTACACTTGGCCGGAAGTGGCCTGGGTAGGTCTTGGCGAAGAAGAATTAAAAGCCAAAGGCATCGAATACAAAGTGGGCAAGTATATGTTCAAACCCAATGCTCGTGCCAAAGCCATGAACGAAACGGATGGACAAGTGAAAGTCTTAGCCGACAAAAAAACAGACAAACTTCTTGGAATTTATATCGTTGGGCCTCGCGCCTCAGATATGATCGCAGAAGCTGCGATTGCTTTTGAATTTGGTGCCAGTGCGGAAGACATCGCTCGTTCCACACATGCCCACCCCACTCTTTCCGAAGTCCTTCGGGAAGCAGCCATGGATGCCGACGCAAAATGGTCCATCCATTCATAG
- a CDS encoding 2-oxoglutarate dehydrogenase E1 component: MTTDQMMSLYGDNVVLLEEYYKLFKEDPSSLTKDWVSFFQELERTSIPSNGSGGNGFNGNGYVNYASTEHRKDSSLSDFGIINLLNAYRRQGHLAANLDPLGINKPNREFIDLKIKALKQSDLETEVDSGIANLGKAKLKDVIDWFEKTYCGSIGCEHYYPVNDEEREWLQNRMEPLANNEPISKKVALRLFEKLYQADSFENFLAKKFVGKKRFSLEGGETMIPMLDTLVEEAGGHKMDALVIGMAHRGRLNVLVNIIRKPAGLIFTEFEEKLNPGQLGYADVKYHLGYSNHVMTHYGKEVKLSLAFNPSHLEAVDPVIFGSVRARQEMAKDTDRSKFMPVAIHGDAAFAGQGVVAETLNMMNLDGYTVGGTFHIVINNQIGFTTLPSESRSTLYATDLAKGFQVPIFHVNGDDPEATYRVTKLALEYRQKFKKDVIIDLICYRRLGHNETDEPTFTQPQMYDIIKKHPKTISIYEEKLLKRGDITPEEIQFIKDGIQQGLETSFQQAKEKDTRITVDTLGGVWSRYTKEPLDSDVHTELLQQQLGGIVKAVTTLPAGYTANPKHIKVLEDRKKMGAGELPIDWGFAESLSFGSILENGFPIRLGGQDAQRGTFSHRHATLSDIVNGKKLTLLNHISDKQAKIDIVNSSLSEYSCLGFEYGYSLADPNSLVMWEAQFGDFANNAQVIFDQFISSSEIKWQRMSGLVCLLPHGYEGQGPEHSSARLERFLQLCALDNIQVANLTTPAQYFHILRRQILQSFRKPLIIMTPKSLLRLKDAASSLEDITTGAFRKILPDPVAKPEKVEKLLFCSGKVYYDLRKAIDAQKLENVAVVRIEQLYPFPENHIQQMITSYGKLKKFVWVQEEPKNQGAWFFVRDRIEAVMPENKRLHYAGRSEFPSPACGHVVTHLKEQEDLVKDALS; this comes from the coding sequence ATGACAACCGACCAGATGATGAGTTTATACGGCGATAACGTCGTATTGTTGGAAGAGTATTACAAGTTATTTAAAGAAGATCCGTCCTCTTTAACCAAAGATTGGGTTTCTTTTTTCCAAGAATTGGAAAGGACATCCATTCCGAGTAATGGATCTGGTGGGAATGGGTTTAACGGGAACGGATATGTAAATTACGCATCCACCGAACACAGAAAAGACTCCTCACTCAGTGACTTTGGAATCATCAACCTACTCAATGCCTACCGAAGACAAGGCCATTTGGCGGCAAATTTAGATCCACTCGGGATCAACAAACCCAACCGCGAATTCATCGACCTCAAAATCAAAGCCCTAAAACAAAGTGACTTAGAAACAGAAGTAGATTCTGGAATTGCAAATTTAGGAAAAGCCAAACTAAAGGATGTGATCGATTGGTTTGAAAAAACCTACTGCGGATCGATTGGTTGTGAGCACTACTACCCTGTCAATGACGAGGAACGTGAGTGGTTACAAAACCGAATGGAACCGCTAGCGAACAACGAACCGATCAGTAAAAAGGTCGCCTTACGTTTGTTTGAGAAACTCTACCAAGCAGATAGTTTCGAAAACTTTCTCGCCAAAAAATTCGTAGGGAAAAAAAGATTTTCCCTGGAAGGGGGAGAAACCATGATCCCGATGCTTGACACTCTTGTTGAGGAAGCGGGTGGTCATAAAATGGATGCCCTTGTGATTGGTATGGCACACCGAGGACGTCTGAATGTTCTTGTGAACATCATCAGAAAACCTGCGGGCCTTATCTTTACTGAGTTTGAAGAAAAACTAAACCCAGGCCAACTGGGTTATGCAGATGTAAAATACCACCTTGGGTATTCCAACCATGTAATGACTCATTACGGGAAAGAAGTCAAACTCTCTCTTGCCTTCAACCCTTCCCACTTAGAAGCAGTGGATCCTGTAATTTTTGGATCAGTACGGGCCCGCCAAGAAATGGCAAAGGATACGGACCGTTCTAAATTTATGCCTGTGGCCATCCATGGAGATGCTGCCTTTGCAGGACAGGGAGTGGTTGCAGAAACTCTTAACATGATGAACCTAGATGGTTACACAGTGGGCGGAACTTTCCACATTGTGATCAATAACCAAATTGGATTTACTACTCTTCCGAGTGAATCCAGATCCACTTTGTATGCAACAGACCTTGCCAAAGGTTTCCAAGTTCCTATTTTTCACGTGAATGGTGATGATCCGGAAGCCACTTACCGAGTCACAAAACTGGCGTTAGAATACAGACAAAAATTCAAAAAAGATGTCATCATCGATCTTATTTGTTACAGAAGGCTTGGTCACAACGAAACCGACGAACCAACTTTCACGCAACCGCAGATGTATGATATCATCAAAAAACATCCCAAAACCATCAGTATTTATGAAGAGAAGTTGCTAAAAAGGGGAGATATCACTCCTGAAGAAATTCAATTCATTAAAGATGGAATCCAACAAGGGCTCGAAACTTCTTTCCAACAAGCCAAAGAAAAAGATACTCGCATCACAGTAGATACTCTTGGTGGAGTTTGGTCTAGATACACAAAAGAACCATTAGATTCTGATGTGCATACAGAGCTTCTCCAACAGCAGTTAGGTGGAATTGTTAAGGCAGTCACCACTCTTCCTGCAGGATATACTGCGAACCCAAAACACATTAAGGTTTTAGAAGATCGTAAAAAAATGGGTGCTGGGGAATTACCAATCGACTGGGGATTTGCAGAATCACTTTCTTTTGGTTCCATTTTGGAAAATGGATTTCCCATTCGCCTTGGCGGTCAAGATGCTCAGAGAGGAACTTTCTCGCATAGACATGCCACTCTTTCTGATATTGTGAACGGGAAAAAACTCACTCTCCTCAATCACATCAGCGACAAACAGGCAAAAATCGATATCGTAAACTCTTCTCTTTCCGAATACTCCTGTCTCGGATTCGAATATGGGTATTCTCTTGCTGATCCGAATAGCCTTGTGATGTGGGAAGCACAGTTTGGTGACTTTGCTAACAACGCACAGGTGATTTTTGACCAGTTCATTTCCAGTTCGGAAATCAAATGGCAAAGGATGTCAGGACTTGTTTGTTTACTCCCTCATGGGTATGAAGGACAAGGCCCTGAACACTCTTCGGCAAGATTAGAACGATTCCTACAACTCTGTGCTTTGGACAATATCCAAGTCGCAAACCTTACCACACCGGCGCAGTATTTCCATATCTTACGCCGCCAAATCTTACAAAGTTTTAGAAAACCTCTCATCATCATGACACCGAAGTCCCTACTTCGTTTGAAAGATGCGGCTTCTAGTTTGGAAGATATCACGACCGGTGCATTCCGAAAGATCCTTCCGGATCCTGTAGCAAAACCGGAGAAAGTAGAGAAGTTACTTTTCTGTTCCGGAAAAGTGTATTATGACCTACGTAAAGCCATCGATGCCCAAAAGTTAGAAAACGTGGCTGTAGTGCGAATCGAACAACTTTACCCATTCCCAGAAAACCATATCCAACAAATGATTACCAGTTACGGAAAATTGAAAAAGTTTGTTTGGGTTCAGGAAGAACCAAAAAACCAAGGAGCATGGTTCTTTGTTCGCGATCGGATTGAAGCAGTAATGCCGGAGAACAAACGTTTGCATTATGCAGGTCGTTCGGAGTTCCCAAGTCCTGCTTGTGGTCACGTGGTCACACACTTAAAAGAACAAGAAGATTTAGTCAAGGATGCCCTATCCTAA
- a CDS encoding LBF_1011 family protein, producing MSLQTEYKLQWPEYRIEFHKRPELPKTATLSELWPSLRAFFSGNQSRFANYLYYLSTDFSGGFSLCSFLGENEVANRFRDPQLTTPSPFPSQSLDKIWKLCQNREFEEMEREDWELIGFGLLYSGQIAEFRNWVVKTKEFFGQTDDNRRFLYLLGWEFSELPYENSILHTLVEYVRGNRETLNFKTLTDAVTLDSHWQISGVLFHAIEMGWFNGDETFRFWKFLIGFYEEWEDWEKQKFRSVSLGKIPAFPALRYAKRYFSEETFLSYREDLETSLHGDWTVNNGFGYELSHEMDPFVETVVRFRNEGIRYEDDLKNELLLKPYSYFVNLQLASIAFVKKENDKFLSFYKKAGRLKYLPLALNLYFRVLKVTGDEILGSSIERTLVASGESVSIPEGWV from the coding sequence ATGAGCTTACAAACAGAATACAAACTGCAATGGCCGGAATATCGTATCGAATTCCACAAAAGGCCCGAACTTCCTAAAACGGCCACACTTTCCGAACTCTGGCCTAGTTTACGTGCCTTCTTTTCTGGCAATCAGTCTCGTTTTGCAAACTATCTCTACTATTTATCGACCGATTTTTCTGGAGGGTTCAGCCTTTGTTCCTTTTTGGGGGAAAATGAAGTCGCCAATCGGTTCCGAGACCCGCAACTTACCACCCCTTCGCCGTTCCCGAGCCAGTCTTTAGACAAAATTTGGAAACTTTGCCAAAACCGAGAGTTTGAAGAGATGGAAAGAGAGGATTGGGAGCTTATCGGATTTGGGCTTTTGTATTCAGGTCAAATTGCAGAGTTTCGCAATTGGGTCGTAAAAACCAAAGAATTCTTTGGTCAAACTGATGATAATCGTAGGTTTTTGTATTTACTTGGTTGGGAATTTTCTGAACTGCCTTATGAAAATTCCATATTGCATACGTTAGTTGAATATGTCCGAGGAAACAGGGAAACCTTAAATTTCAAAACTCTCACCGATGCGGTAACTCTCGATTCCCATTGGCAGATCTCTGGAGTTCTATTTCATGCGATTGAAATGGGATGGTTTAACGGTGACGAAACATTTCGATTTTGGAAGTTCCTAATAGGTTTTTATGAGGAATGGGAAGATTGGGAAAAACAAAAATTTCGCTCGGTTTCTCTTGGAAAAATTCCAGCCTTTCCTGCTTTACGTTATGCGAAGCGATACTTTTCTGAAGAAACTTTTTTAAGTTACAGGGAAGATTTAGAAACTAGTCTTCACGGAGATTGGACTGTTAACAACGGATTTGGATATGAATTGTCTCATGAAATGGATCCGTTTGTAGAAACGGTAGTTCGCTTTCGAAATGAAGGAATCCGTTACGAAGATGATTTGAAAAACGAATTACTTCTTAAACCGTATTCTTATTTTGTCAATTTACAATTGGCTTCTATCGCTTTTGTTAAAAAGGAAAATGACAAGTTTCTAAGCTTTTATAAAAAAGCCGGCCGACTTAAGTATTTGCCTTTGGCTCTCAATTTGTACTTTCGAGTATTAAAAGTTACTGGTGATGAGATTCTAGGTTCTTCCATTGAAAGAACGCTCGTTGCGTCTGGTGAATCTGTAAGTATTCCGGAAGGTTGGGTATAA
- a CDS encoding DegT/DnrJ/EryC1/StrS aminotransferase family protein — MAVPFIDIKRFEPGFLDTWNEKVKSMSLNAQFIGGNEVSDLEAGLATWAETKYAIGCANGTDALQLALRAVGVGRGDKVLLPDSTFWATFEAVVNVGGDPYTIDTNPDDLQMDFQVFQEAVEKVKPKAALVVHLYGWGTSEIEELRKFCKEKNVALIEDGAQCFGVKFDGKSLYKDALISTTSFYPAKVLGAAGDGGAVFTNDEELSVVTRRLVNHGRTSHYEHGLVGWNSRLDSLQAAFLNLSLKHLQTRIDSRKKSQNVYYKELPGLGIGVIQPPKGYEENGYCNVTLVDPEVRPKIEAVLKDKGIGFGNIYPGAMSDQPGAKPYLIERFGKDGNARRISKSVLNFPLFAYMTDSELDEVFSAIKAYNATK, encoded by the coding sequence ATGGCAGTTCCATTTATAGATATCAAACGATTTGAACCAGGATTTTTGGACACCTGGAATGAAAAAGTAAAGTCCATGTCACTAAACGCACAGTTTATCGGCGGAAACGAAGTTTCTGATTTAGAAGCAGGGCTTGCCACTTGGGCGGAAACAAAATATGCCATTGGTTGTGCTAATGGAACAGATGCATTGCAACTTGCTCTTCGTGCTGTGGGCGTGGGTCGTGGTGATAAAGTTTTGTTACCTGACTCAACTTTTTGGGCAACCTTTGAAGCTGTTGTGAATGTGGGTGGGGATCCTTACACCATTGATACAAATCCAGATGATTTACAAATGGACTTCCAAGTTTTCCAAGAAGCCGTAGAAAAAGTAAAACCAAAGGCTGCTCTTGTTGTCCATTTGTATGGTTGGGGAACCTCAGAGATTGAAGAACTTCGTAAATTTTGCAAAGAAAAGAACGTAGCTCTTATTGAAGATGGAGCACAGTGTTTTGGAGTGAAGTTCGATGGAAAGTCACTTTACAAAGACGCATTAATTTCTACCACTTCCTTCTACCCGGCGAAGGTGTTAGGTGCAGCTGGTGATGGGGGTGCTGTGTTTACAAACGATGAAGAGTTATCTGTTGTGACTCGCCGTTTAGTCAACCATGGAAGAACATCCCACTACGAACATGGACTTGTAGGTTGGAACTCAAGACTTGATTCGCTGCAAGCAGCATTCCTCAATTTGTCTTTAAAACACCTGCAAACACGAATTGATTCTCGTAAAAAATCACAAAACGTATACTACAAAGAACTTCCAGGTCTTGGAATTGGTGTGATCCAACCGCCGAAAGGTTATGAGGAAAATGGTTACTGTAACGTGACTTTGGTGGATCCAGAAGTGCGTCCCAAAATCGAAGCAGTTCTCAAAGACAAAGGAATTGGATTTGGAAATATTTATCCAGGAGCCATGTCCGACCAACCGGGTGCGAAACCATATCTAATCGAAAGATTTGGAAAGGATGGCAATGCTCGTAGGATCTCTAAATCTGTCCTGAACTTTCCACTCTTTGCTTATATGACAGATTCTGAGTTGGATGAAGTGTTTAGTGCCATAAAGGCGTATAACGCGACCAAATAA
- a CDS encoding TRL-like family protein — translation MTRTYPILLLLVSALLTINCRLGSLYREDNYPGKLGKAEGNVQGKACAFSYLFLVSTGDASIEEAKRVSKITKIRSIDIQVHSILTFFIIRHCLILTGEIE, via the coding sequence ATGACCCGAACCTATCCCATACTACTTTTGTTAGTCTCGGCATTGTTAACCATCAATTGCCGATTAGGCTCCTTGTATCGGGAGGATAACTATCCTGGTAAATTAGGCAAGGCTGAAGGAAATGTTCAAGGAAAGGCATGTGCTTTCTCTTATTTGTTTTTAGTATCCACAGGAGATGCTAGTATCGAAGAAGCAAAACGAGTCTCCAAAATCACAAAAATTCGTTCTATCGATATCCAAGTTCATTCGATTTTAACTTTTTTTATCATCCGACATTGCCTTATCCTCACGGGAGAAATTGAATGA
- a CDS encoding bactofilin family protein: MALVKNQTEVTNSTIGENSYFNGKFFINGSLKIDGKFEGKSLQAEHLYIGVTGKVKTNITAASVIVEGIVAGNVTARNRVMLLPTSKILGDIKTPELIIQNGVILEGRCMISNDLKHSAKDLIELEYSKDSLSVEKIFGKQPNAKE, from the coding sequence ATGGCATTAGTCAAAAATCAGACCGAAGTTACCAATTCAACTATTGGTGAGAATTCTTACTTCAACGGTAAATTCTTTATCAATGGATCCTTAAAAATTGACGGTAAATTCGAGGGAAAATCCCTCCAAGCCGAACACCTCTACATTGGTGTTACCGGAAAGGTCAAAACCAACATCACGGCTGCCAGTGTCATCGTAGAAGGAATTGTGGCGGGAAACGTAACTGCAAGAAACCGCGTGATGCTGCTTCCTACTTCGAAAATCCTTGGCGATATCAAAACTCCGGAACTCATCATCCAAAATGGTGTGATCCTGGAAGGACGTTGTATGATTTCCAACGACCTCAAACACAGTGCAAAAGACTTAATCGAATTGGAATACTCCAAAGATTCTTTAAGTGTTGAGAAAATTTTTGGGAAACAACCAAACGCAAAAGAATAA
- a CDS encoding PdxA family dehydrogenase: MKTILISEGDPTSINYELLVSAFPLLLSLGKRHRIYLIRGPHNLTVPSLPILTKPSAAPGFYSLPWSDSKKSRNFTLGKPSVTSGRMAYDSLLAAMDWQTELGADLITLPLSKEWVGKAGVKGFRGHTETLAEYYKRPTFMMMSGEKLNVIPLTTHVPLKDVVKELKRFSWSELSKALARSQFLKNPKIAYLGLNPHAGEGGKIGDEESTILAGGVKVLRKAKFSVEGPLSADSAFLPGAKPYDLYLAGYHDQGLIPFKLLEGKKGVNITLGLNFTRLSPDHGTAFDIAGKGVADPTGLISCLERLNGDERKINS, translated from the coding sequence TTGAAAACCATTCTGATTTCGGAAGGCGATCCCACAAGTATCAACTACGAACTTTTGGTTTCCGCCTTCCCATTGTTGTTATCCTTAGGGAAACGCCACCGGATCTATCTTATCCGTGGCCCCCACAATCTCACGGTCCCCTCGCTACCAATCCTAACCAAACCGAGTGCTGCCCCCGGATTCTATTCTCTCCCTTGGTCGGATTCTAAAAAATCACGTAACTTCACACTAGGTAAACCTTCCGTTACCTCTGGTAGAATGGCCTACGATTCCCTTCTTGCCGCGATGGACTGGCAAACGGAATTAGGGGCCGATCTTATCACCCTTCCTCTTTCGAAGGAGTGGGTCGGGAAAGCCGGCGTCAAAGGGTTTCGGGGCCATACAGAAACCCTAGCCGAATATTACAAACGACCTACGTTTATGATGATGTCCGGTGAGAAATTAAACGTAATTCCCTTAACCACCCATGTTCCCCTAAAAGACGTGGTGAAAGAATTGAAACGTTTTTCTTGGAGCGAACTTTCCAAAGCTCTCGCACGTTCGCAGTTTTTAAAAAATCCAAAAATTGCTTATTTAGGACTAAATCCTCATGCGGGGGAAGGTGGAAAGATTGGGGACGAAGAATCGACCATTTTGGCTGGCGGCGTTAAGGTTTTACGAAAAGCAAAGTTTTCGGTGGAAGGGCCCCTTTCTGCAGATTCTGCTTTTTTGCCAGGAGCCAAACCGTACGATTTGTATTTGGCGGGGTACCACGACCAAGGACTCATTCCATTTAAATTGCTTGAAGGGAAGAAGGGAGTCAACATAACCTTAGGACTGAATTTTACGCGGCTTTCCCCGGACCATGGGACAGCCTTTGACATCGCTGGAAAAGGGGTCGCAGATCCCACAGGACTCATTTCCTGTTTAGAACGACTGAACGGAGACGAAAGAAAAATAAATTCATGA
- the odhB gene encoding 2-oxoglutarate dehydrogenase complex dihydrolipoyllysine-residue succinyltransferase — protein sequence MAIEIKVPEMGESVTEATISAWTKKEGDAVKVDEVLAILETDKVSLEIPAPTSGVLKSITKKVGDVVHVRDIIGAIEEGAVAAAPANSGTPTPKAETPVAQPNTGKVNEELPPAARKLIEENKLDVSKITGTGRNGQITKEDVILFMEKGGASSSKASSPSPEIPKAVVVSANSGPRETIVPMSKLRQTIANRLVQAQHTAAILTTFNEVDMSPIMELRNKYKDKFKETHGVGLGFMSLFTKAAVAALKAYPAINAEIRGTDIVYKNFYDIGVAVGGPKGLVVPIVRNADLLSFAGVEQEIARLAGKVKDGKVSLEDMEGGTFSISNGGVYGSMMSTPILNPPQSGILGMHNIVKRAVVVNDQIVIRPMMYLALSYDHRIVDGKEAVQFLVKIKEMVEDPTRLLFEV from the coding sequence ATGGCAATAGAAATCAAAGTCCCCGAGATGGGGGAATCCGTAACCGAAGCGACTATCAGTGCTTGGACCAAAAAAGAAGGCGATGCTGTAAAAGTAGACGAAGTGCTCGCCATTTTAGAAACAGACAAAGTCTCATTAGAAATTCCTGCTCCGACAAGTGGAGTCTTAAAATCCATCACCAAAAAGGTGGGAGACGTGGTTCATGTGCGCGATATCATCGGTGCCATTGAAGAAGGCGCTGTGGCAGCTGCCCCCGCAAATTCGGGCACACCAACTCCGAAAGCAGAAACTCCTGTAGCGCAACCTAACACGGGAAAAGTGAATGAGGAACTTCCTCCTGCGGCTCGCAAACTCATTGAAGAAAATAAGTTAGATGTTTCCAAAATCACAGGAACTGGTCGCAACGGACAAATTACTAAAGAAGATGTAATCCTCTTTATGGAAAAAGGTGGGGCATCCTCTTCGAAGGCATCCAGCCCAAGTCCCGAGATTCCAAAAGCGGTTGTTGTTTCTGCGAACAGTGGCCCAAGAGAAACTATCGTTCCTATGTCGAAGCTACGTCAAACGATCGCAAACCGACTCGTGCAAGCACAACATACAGCAGCCATCCTCACTACTTTTAACGAAGTGGATATGTCTCCCATTATGGAACTTCGTAATAAATACAAAGACAAGTTCAAAGAAACGCATGGTGTGGGTCTTGGGTTCATGTCACTCTTCACTAAGGCAGCGGTTGCGGCTCTCAAGGCTTATCCTGCCATCAATGCCGAAATCCGAGGAACAGACATCGTCTACAAAAACTTCTATGATATCGGAGTGGCTGTGGGTGGACCGAAAGGACTTGTGGTTCCCATCGTGCGTAACGCTGACCTACTTAGTTTTGCAGGTGTCGAACAAGAGATCGCAAGACTTGCCGGCAAAGTAAAAGATGGAAAAGTTTCCTTGGAAGACATGGAAGGCGGAACTTTCTCCATCTCCAACGGAGGGGTTTATGGTTCGATGATGTCGACACCAATCCTAAATCCTCCGCAATCTGGAATTCTCGGAATGCACAATATCGTCAAACGTGCGGTAGTTGTGAACGACCAAATTGTCATTCGCCCTATGATGTATTTAGCTCTTTCTTATGACCACAGAATTGTGGATGGAAAGGAAGCGGTCCAATTTCTCGTAAAAATCAAAGAAATGGTAGAGGATCCAACAAGACTCCTCTTTGAAGTGTAA